One Rubritalea squalenifaciens DSM 18772 genomic region harbors:
- the uvrA gene encoding excinuclease ABC subunit UvrA yields the protein MGVDAIRIRGARQHNLKNVDVDIPRRKLVVITGPSGCGKSSLAFHTLYAEGQRRYVESLSAYARQFLEQLEKPDVDRIEGLSPAIAIEQKAGGVNPRSTISTVTEIYDFLRILYAAAGVPHDPETGEKLQKMTSSDIVGSLMKQAEGTKVILLAPVPIEEVGDVSRLLGDMQRQGFVRIRVNGEILDAEDALSQWPEYAESVEIVIDRLVIREGVESRMADSVETALRICGQEARALVMGREDEDWRDLHFLTSYRNPRTGFEIGALTPKHFSFNSHTGACAVCHGLGTELFCDKNLLVPDWSKSLNQGCLKIWGGSKKKKGWVERQVDALAEYFKVDRDAPFSELSQEFHKALFYGLGEEKVTVLWERDGQEIPWQKEFEGLCRNVERLYRETTSDGVKKSMGKYMTSRECKVCGGRRLKPEVLAVKLDSQSGSLGIQEFCALAVEEAVEWMAGVLLPEDKREVCDGLAKEVLKRLSFLQEVGLGYLTLDRRSGTLSGGEAQRIRLATQIGAGLAGVIYVLDEPSIGLHQEDNARLIKALKHLRDVGNTVVVVEHDEETIREADWLIDMGPHAGERGGRILAEGTPEEVMQVSESATGRWLSGVHHPEQNSMQPNPRDGELVVRGASENNLQGIDVIFPLKRMVCVTGPSGSGKSTLVDSILRRALARHFTHAKAVPGKHVAIEGMDLTEKMVVVDQSPLGKSPRSNAATYTGALDIIRNLFAQLPLSRQRGYKAGRFSFNVRGGRCEKCLGDGSIKIDMHFLTDAYVRCDACHGKRYNRETLEVTYKGRNMADVLEMTAEEAQEFFSAVPKLDAILVAMCDVGLGYLQLGQAANTLSGGEAQRVKLAAELAKPSLGNTLYLLDEPTTGLHFEDVLVLLRALRKLRDVGNSLVIVEHNLDVIRAADWVIDLGPGGGRHGGQLVAEGSPEQLAGIEKSATGRWLRDMLK from the coding sequence ATGGGAGTGGACGCAATCAGGATAAGGGGTGCGAGGCAGCACAATCTGAAGAATGTGGATGTAGACATCCCCAGAAGGAAGCTTGTGGTCATCACAGGGCCCAGTGGTTGTGGTAAAAGTAGCCTCGCCTTTCACACCCTGTATGCGGAGGGGCAGCGTCGCTATGTCGAGAGCTTGAGCGCCTATGCGCGACAGTTTTTGGAGCAGCTGGAGAAACCCGATGTCGACCGTATTGAGGGATTGAGTCCGGCAATCGCTATCGAGCAGAAAGCCGGAGGGGTGAACCCGCGCTCTACGATTTCCACGGTGACGGAAATCTACGATTTTTTGCGGATCCTCTATGCCGCGGCAGGGGTGCCTCATGATCCTGAGACAGGTGAGAAACTGCAGAAGATGACTTCCTCAGATATTGTGGGGAGCCTGATGAAGCAGGCAGAGGGAACCAAGGTGATTTTGCTGGCACCAGTACCCATCGAGGAGGTTGGAGATGTTTCAAGATTGCTGGGTGATATGCAGCGCCAGGGATTTGTCAGGATACGTGTGAATGGGGAGATCCTGGATGCGGAAGATGCTTTGTCCCAGTGGCCGGAATATGCCGAGAGTGTGGAAATCGTAATCGACCGTCTGGTGATTCGTGAGGGAGTTGAGAGCCGGATGGCGGATAGTGTGGAGACGGCTCTGCGCATCTGTGGCCAGGAGGCACGGGCTCTGGTGATGGGCAGGGAGGATGAGGATTGGCGGGATCTGCATTTCCTGACGAGTTACAGGAATCCGAGGACCGGTTTTGAAATCGGTGCGCTGACGCCGAAACACTTTTCATTCAATTCTCATACCGGGGCGTGTGCCGTCTGTCATGGCTTGGGGACTGAGCTTTTCTGTGACAAGAATCTCTTGGTGCCGGACTGGAGCAAAAGTCTCAATCAAGGATGCCTGAAGATTTGGGGCGGTAGCAAAAAAAAGAAAGGATGGGTTGAGAGGCAGGTGGATGCTCTTGCGGAGTATTTCAAAGTCGATAGAGATGCACCTTTCTCTGAACTGTCCCAAGAGTTTCACAAGGCCTTGTTTTACGGATTAGGAGAAGAGAAGGTGACTGTGCTCTGGGAGAGGGATGGTCAGGAAATTCCTTGGCAGAAAGAGTTTGAGGGGCTGTGTCGCAATGTGGAGCGTCTCTACCGCGAGACGACTAGCGATGGTGTAAAGAAAAGCATGGGTAAGTACATGACCTCTCGTGAGTGCAAAGTCTGCGGAGGAAGGCGCCTGAAGCCAGAAGTGCTGGCCGTGAAGCTCGATTCCCAAAGCGGGAGTCTGGGGATTCAGGAGTTTTGTGCGCTGGCGGTAGAAGAGGCTGTGGAATGGATGGCTGGTGTTCTTTTGCCGGAAGATAAGCGCGAGGTCTGTGATGGTCTGGCCAAAGAAGTCCTGAAGCGTCTGAGTTTCCTGCAGGAGGTTGGATTGGGTTATCTGACACTGGACAGGCGAAGTGGCACTTTAAGCGGAGGAGAGGCTCAGCGCATTCGTCTCGCCACGCAGATTGGTGCTGGTCTGGCAGGTGTCATCTATGTGCTGGATGAGCCGAGTATTGGACTTCACCAGGAAGACAATGCGAGGCTGATCAAGGCCCTGAAGCATTTGAGGGATGTGGGGAACACTGTCGTAGTCGTGGAGCATGATGAGGAAACCATCCGGGAGGCGGACTGGTTGATCGATATGGGCCCTCATGCCGGTGAGCGTGGCGGGAGAATTCTCGCAGAGGGCACCCCTGAAGAGGTGATGCAGGTCTCTGAGAGTGCCACTGGTCGCTGGTTGAGTGGCGTGCATCACCCTGAGCAGAATAGCATGCAGCCCAATCCCAGAGATGGGGAGCTTGTCGTCAGAGGGGCCAGTGAGAATAATTTGCAGGGCATTGATGTGATTTTCCCTCTGAAGCGCATGGTTTGTGTCACTGGTCCGAGTGGCAGCGGGAAATCGACCTTGGTTGATAGTATACTTCGGAGAGCATTGGCCCGGCATTTTACACATGCCAAAGCTGTGCCGGGTAAGCATGTGGCGATCGAGGGAATGGACCTCACTGAGAAAATGGTCGTCGTGGATCAGAGTCCACTGGGCAAAAGCCCCCGGAGCAACGCTGCCACTTACACCGGTGCTCTGGATATTATCAGAAACTTATTTGCGCAGCTGCCGCTTTCACGTCAACGAGGCTACAAGGCCGGTCGCTTCAGTTTCAATGTGCGTGGAGGCCGTTGTGAAAAGTGTCTCGGTGACGGCTCGATCAAAATCGACATGCATTTTCTCACGGACGCCTATGTGCGCTGCGATGCCTGCCACGGCAAGCGCTATAATCGTGAAACCCTGGAAGTAACTTATAAAGGGCGAAACATGGCAGATGTCTTGGAGATGACTGCTGAAGAGGCTCAGGAGTTTTTCTCAGCTGTCCCCAAGCTGGATGCCATACTAGTCGCTATGTGTGATGTCGGGCTGGGATATTTGCAACTCGGGCAGGCTGCCAATACCTTGAGTGGGGGAGAAGCGCAGAGAGTCAAACTCGCAGCCGAACTGGCCAAGCCGAGCCTGGGGAACACACTGTATCTTTTGGATGAGCCTACCACTGGTCTGCATTTCGAGGATGTTCTGGTCTTGCTCAGGGCACTCAGAAAATTGAGAGATGTGGGTAACTCCCTAGTCATTGTTGAGCATAACTTGGATGTGATTCGCGCTGCCGACTGGGTCATCGACCTGGGGCCAGGTGGAGGTAGGCACGGTGGTCAGCTAGTCGCCGAGGGGAGTCCTGAGCAGCTGGCAGGCATTGAGAAATCAGCAACTGGACGCTGGCTCAGAGATATGTTGAAATGA
- a CDS encoding RNA polymerase sigma factor gives MSENEPFMTSATATAQNTANELSWGAWLTEHGSKLLLFARQQTRSLADAEDVLQDSLVKLAGKVADGTFDGGQAAWLPYLYTTIRRCAIDLGRKDDRRSKREEKVEIEKHRETGGKTDPWFESDAADDEMRGYLEMGLKELPQKFAEVIVMKVWGDRTFAEIGEALDISQNTAASRYRYGLEALRKHLAGARRSGDISI, from the coding sequence ATGAGTGAGAACGAACCGTTTATGACTAGCGCGACAGCGACAGCCCAGAATACAGCAAATGAGCTGTCCTGGGGAGCCTGGCTTACTGAGCATGGCTCCAAGTTGCTGCTGTTTGCTCGTCAGCAGACGCGTTCGCTCGCAGATGCGGAGGACGTGCTCCAAGACTCGCTTGTGAAACTGGCCGGTAAAGTAGCTGATGGCACTTTCGACGGCGGGCAGGCAGCCTGGCTTCCTTATCTCTATACCACCATCCGCCGTTGTGCGATTGACCTAGGACGGAAAGACGACAGGCGATCCAAACGTGAGGAAAAGGTGGAGATCGAAAAGCACCGGGAAACCGGTGGAAAAACAGACCCCTGGTTCGAGAGTGACGCAGCAGATGATGAAATGCGCGGTTACCTTGAGATGGGTCTCAAAGAATTACCTCAGAAATTTGCAGAAGTGATCGTGATGAAAGTTTGGGGCGACAGGACATTCGCTGAAATCGGCGAAGCCCTTGACATTTCTCAGAACACAGCAGCATCAAGATACAGATATGGTCTGGAGGCATTGCGTAAGCATTTGGCCGGTGCCCGCAGATCAGGAGACATTTCCATATAA